The Phalacrocorax aristotelis chromosome 2, bGulAri2.1, whole genome shotgun sequence region TTGTGTCTTCTCTGCAGTTTCCCTTGTGGGTTCTCCCAAGGACTGTTTTCATTGGTAGGCCAGCAGAAGGTATTTCAGGGTTCATTTTTATCCTCTTGATTTTCATGAACtggcagatatttttttagGATGTATGAACTCCTGAAAATGAAGCTAAGTTTTTATAGTCTGCAGGCACAACCATTCTTCTTTTTTCGTGGCTAAGCGTCCCTCTTTCTGCGTTTGTGCAAAGTCTCCTTACAAAGACAGACTTTCCCATTTGCTGATGCAGTAAGAAATGCATTGGTATGGTAGGCTTCATCAACACAACTGCTGCTTTACAGAACAGTGTGGTCCAGCCGTTTTTCCTCACCTCACCACAGCCACACACAGATGCCCTGACAAGAAGCCTTTGCTGCACTACTACTCTGGTGGTATCAGCCCAGATTTCCACCTGAGGCAGTGAGCAGGTACAGAAAGCTGCTTAGGAAGCATTTACTACTTGAAAGTCTTCCAAAGAAAGACTGGGCAAAAGGCAATATGCCAGATAGGTCCTTTCTTCAGGCCAGTGCCATATGAATCAAGCTAAACTGTCATTCATAAGGCTGCAGACTTGGTTCCTGGTAATGTTATGATTGAAAGATCAGAAGCGTATTTGAAATGTGGCATGTGGGCTAAGCATAGGTCAACAGACCTCAAAAGTTTACTGGTGATGTGAAATCATTCCTTAACCGAGAAGGGTTCTTACAGGGTAGAAGAGAGATTTTGTCTGGATTCAATTCTATTTGCTACTTCATCTGGAAATCAAGAAAAATCACCACTGATGAAATTCAAAGGAGACACCTATTTTGATGGAGTAGAGAATAATGAGTGGGACAAGATAGGCATGCAGACTCATGGTGGTTTATGGTGGCAAAAGTATTACTTTTGCggcaaaatgaagaaagaataatGCCTACAGAGCATGaggtgttttttcctgaaaagcaggtgcttaaagaaagatttttatgtCATTGTTATTGTGGGTGAAGAGCTCAACTTATGCCCCTAGTGCAACAACATGTCAAAGAAGAGATAAATGAGGCCCTTACATGGACAAAATAGCAGTAAGAGGAACAGCTTCTGGTTTCTGTGAGCAGAGCTGATGAAACTGGTACCACAGTGCCGCCTGTCCATCTGATGTTCTCGTCTTTAAAAGACTGCTAGTAAACTGAAGAGAAGATGTACGTGATCTGTAGAGCAATAACCTGCACCAGAGGATCACCTCCCAGTGACAGATTTAAAAATCTTCACAGATGCAGCTTGTGAAAGATGACTGAGAAGCTACTTCCCATACAAGTACTTTATTCTGGTGAAACATGAAACCAGCAGATCCCACATCTCATGTTGTCTTCACATcaagcttttctgaaagaaacactTCAGCCAAATATAAATTATTGGGCAAAGTAACAATGTCAGAGGCATATAGAATAGCAGCAAACAGCataacagaaagaagagctgcaCCTGTGTCTGGAATAATACAGGAGGTTGATCTAGAAGACCTACCACTCCTCCTGGACTGAGATCTATGATTCTTCCTACCTTCCCAACCACCTCCTGTagctttcttgtttctgtttctcatttgaCTCTTCAGTTTCTCCTGCTAACAAACAAGCAGCCTCTCCTGTTGAGAAATGGTTTTTACTTCTGCTTGGCTGGCCTTTTCCGGGACAGAGAGGAGAGCAGCACTTGCCAGCTGCTAGCACAGCTGTTCTGCTGGCAAGACTCAAAACCATCGCATCTGACTAGCACACGTCCTctgttctctcttctcccttcctagGATCCCCCAAAAGATAGATAGGGCCCACCACACTCTCAGGAGAAATTCATAGAAGCTGCTGAGTTTTCTGCTGTGACAAGAACCACTGTAAACCTCTGCACCCTCTGCCCTTGCaccgcacacacacacccctcatCCTACTTCTTGTTTGATATTTTGACCACTGTTACTATTTGTGCAAAGTCACTGGTAGGAGGTAGATTTGCTGCATATAAAACCCGCTCCAGGAGACATCAAGCAAAAAGGTAGCGTGAGTTACCAAAAAAGGTAACAtgccttcatttcttttcttagcAAGATAAGTAAGACTTGGGAAGATCCCACAATATGAATAAAAGGAGCCTTCCTGACACTAAATCTATACAGCTCTTTTCTTCTACAATTACATAGCATAACTTGCAAAATCAATTATCTGGCAGAGAAGGACTAGAAATACATCTCCCACGCACCCACCAagtgccttcctcccctctgctcacTACAGATGATCCTTTGAGTATTTTTTTATGAGATTAAGACGCATTTTACAATGCATAAGAAAGAACAAGGCTTCTGTTGAATGACAACTGCTTAGTGACATCTACTTACTGGGTAAGACGAAGCTGTTTTAACTCAGTAATCAGCCTCTCAGTGGAAACTTTGCATTTCCTTACACATTTTAAgatgtgtttaattttatttctgcgTTTAAGGGGCCATCTCTGATGAGCATTGAGGAGAGAAGCACTTGTGATACAATCTGTAAGGAAGTACAAAGTTTCCGTTAAGCGACACAGCTACCTAATGACATCTGCTTTTTGCAGCTGCTGGATATCACTGTGTAGGCAGCACCTCCTTGACAGAGCTACCTGGTGAGAAACAAGCGATTCTGCAACCTTAGAGCAAAGAAGATTCTTCACATCATCTGataagaaaggaggagaaaaggtaaAATTCACAAAATGTAGTTCCTGTAACAGTTATGTAGCATGTACGCTCATCACGTGTGACTGtaatgctttttcatttactgtttGTTGCTgctcagataatttttaaagctgttttaagaTCTCCTGCATTAtcagaagtgtgtgtgtgcgcgttATGTGAGCgtatgttttcagttttaaatatttaagtatattATGCTGAATCTAGATTAGATTCAGGTATGTCTAGGTACAGTTGCTGCAAAGCTGTCATCTGTAGACCATTGGTGTCAAACAGTTTTGTTCCTGTGACTTGTAATTCAGATTAAATTTCTCTCCatgtaaaatgaaacagaactgTAGGCCAGAGAGTTGTCATGCCTGGGACTACACACAGCAGGGGTCAGGTTAATGATAGTCAATGTTTGTTGTTATGTAGCAGCAACATACAGTACAAAGACAAATGAGGCAATGATgctcactttttcttctgtttcccattcataaaataaagacaaagagGAAGGACATAACTCAAGCTTAGAAAAATTCTGGTATGTtaggctgaaaaataaaattacacttGCTGTGATGTGAATAACACACAGAGTAATAGATCAGCAATGTATTTGCGCTGTGCCCAAGTTACCTACCTCAAAGTAACATCACTTAAAATTCTGTCGCTGCCTATTAGAAAAGAACATAGATACAAAAATACCCAATTCCTGTTATTCATTTAGCCACTGAAAGCAGCACTTACTGAAAACTCCTGTCAGCTTTCAGTAAGCATAATTTCATTAGAAGGTAGagtcaaatgtatttttatgacTATCTTCTTACGGTGATGTTTGCCTGATGGGGAAGGTGGGTGAAATCCTGAACTGCTATGAAtagcagctttgctttttactttattCCACACAGAATTTACCGCTCTCTGGGATAAATCTCTACGGTCCATATCTTTCattcctattttctttcctccctgctaTTTGAACAGTGTCCAGTGTGCTTGACATCCAAGTTGCACAGTGTTGCAAGGACTAAGCACATGCATGTTAAGGACAGTATATTTTGCAAGTGTGGATATGTGTTTCATAATGCTTAAATAGTTTTTGAGAACCTGTAATGAGAAGTGCGCTGGAACTGCAAGTTAGTCATTGCTAGTGATTCAGGCTTGCAGAGTAACCACACGGTCTTCATGCACCGAAAGtcactgacatttttatgttctttccttcttaggaactgggggaaaaaacatgagTTCTTCAAGTACAGAGCCCTTTGATGGTGAAGCCTCAACCTTATATGACTATTACGATAATTATAACGACGCTCCAAAACCATGCAGTAAGGAAAGCGTCAAGAGGTTTGCAGCCTCCTTCCTACCTGTTCTGTATACCCTAGTATTCCTGGTCGGGCTCATGGGAAACATTCTGGTCATTGTGGTGCTCTTCAAATACAAGAGGCTGAAGAGCATGACTGATGTGTACCTACTAAACCTCGCCATTTCAGatttgctctttgttttatCCTTGCCGTTCTGGTCTTATTTCACAATAGACCAATGGGTTTTTGGAACTCCCTGGTGTAAAATCATTTCATGGATCTACTTGGTCGGGTTTTACAGTgggatattttttattatgcttATGAGCATAGACAGATACTTGGCAATTGTTCGTGCAGTATTTTCCTTGAAAGCAAGGACTGCCTTCCATGGCTTGATTACCAGCCTTGCTGTATGGCTAGTAGCTTTTTCAGCCTCAGTTCCAGAACTTATATTTAGAGAATCTTTCAATGAACATAATTATACTACCTGCAAGACAATATATCCAGGCAATTTTACGGCATGGAaacttttttccactttggaAACCAACATGTTAGGGCTTCTAGTCCCTTTTATAGTTATGACGTTTTGCTACTCCATGATCATTAAAACATTAGTTCACtgtagaaatgagaaaaaaaataaggctgtGAGAATGATCTTTGTTGTCATgatcatgtttttcttcttttggaccCCTTACaacattgttctttttttacaaCTGCTAGAAATTATGGGAATCATTAGAGACTGTCAGGTGAGCAGGAATCTGGACTATGCTTTCCAGGTAACAGAAATCCTCGGCCTTTTTCACTGTTGCCTCAATCCAGTCATCTACTTCTTCATGGGCGAAAAATTTAAGAAGTACCTGAAGATGCTCTTCAAGAACTGGCGGTTACCTGGAGATATTTGCAAGTGGTGTGGAGTTCACATCACTTACCACACTGAATCTACCAATTCATTCCACACACAA contains the following coding sequences:
- the CCR4 gene encoding C-C chemokine receptor type 4 — translated: MSSSSTEPFDGEASTLYDYYDNYNDAPKPCSKESVKRFAASFLPVLYTLVFLVGLMGNILVIVVLFKYKRLKSMTDVYLLNLAISDLLFVLSLPFWSYFTIDQWVFGTPWCKIISWIYLVGFYSGIFFIMLMSIDRYLAIVRAVFSLKARTAFHGLITSLAVWLVAFSASVPELIFRESFNEHNYTTCKTIYPGNFTAWKLFSTLETNMLGLLVPFIVMTFCYSMIIKTLVHCRNEKKNKAVRMIFVVMIMFFFFWTPYNIVLFLQLLEIMGIIRDCQVSRNLDYAFQVTEILGLFHCCLNPVIYFFMGEKFKKYLKMLFKNWRLPGDICKWCGVHITYHTESTNSFHTQSTGDQDAL